One Choloepus didactylus isolate mChoDid1 chromosome 8, mChoDid1.pri, whole genome shotgun sequence DNA window includes the following coding sequences:
- the LOC119541907 gene encoding olfactory receptor 6C74-like: MRNHTTVTSFILLGLTDDPQLQVVIFLLLFFTYMLSVAGNLTIITLTLLDLHLKTPMYFFLRNFLFLEISFTTVCIPKFLISMATGDKTISYNNCVAQLFFTILLGATEFFLLAAMSYDRYVAICKPLHYTTIMSSRVCNLLVFVSWLAGFLIIFPSLLVGLQLDFCAANTVDHFFCDVSPILQLSCTDTDLIELMMLLSAILTLLVTLVLVTLSYTNIIRTILKIPSSQQRKKAFSTCSSHMVVVSISYGSCIFMYVKPSAKERVSLNKGIALLSTSVAPMLNPFIYTLRNKQVKDAFKHMTKRIEIFQGRE, encoded by the coding sequence tctttttttcacctACATGTTGAGTGTTGCTGGGAACCTCACCATCATCACCCTCACCTTACTTGATTTGCATCTCAAGACGCCCATGTATTTCTTTCTCCGAAATTTCTTGTTTTTAGAAATCTCCTTCACAACTGTCTGCATTCCAAAATTTCTTATTAGCATGGCAACAGGTGATAAGACCATATCTTACAACAACTGTGTAGCACAGCTGTTCTTTACCATTCTCCTGGGGGCAACAGAATTTTTCCTTTTGGCCGCCATGTCCTATGACCGCTACGTGGCCATTTGCAAACCCCTGCATTACACCACTATCATGAGCAGCAGGGTCTGCAATTTGCTGGTCTTTGTTTCATGGTTGGCTGGTTTCCTAATAATTTTCCCATCATTGCTTGTGGGCCTCCAGCTTGATTTCTGTGCAGCCAACACTGTCGATCATTTCTTCTGTGACGTTTCTCCCATATTGCAGCTTTCTTGCACAGACACGGATTTAATAGAATTAATGATGCTTCTCTCAGCCATTTTGACACTCCTGGTTACACTGGTGTTAGTGACTCTCTCTTACACAAACATCATTAGGACTATTCTGAAAATACCTTCTTCTCAACAGAGGAAGAAGGCCTTTTCTACATGTTCTTCTCACATGGTGGTTGTCTCTATTTCTTACGGCAGCTGCATCTTCATGTATGTGAAACCCTCTGCGAAGGAAAGGGTGTCTTTAAATAAAGGGATAGCTCTGCTCAGTACTTCTGTTGCCCCCATGTTGAATCCCTTCATTTATACACTGagaaacaaacaagtaaaagATGCTTTTAAACACATGACCAAAAGGATAGAGATTTTTCAAGGAAGGgaataa
- the LOC119542502 gene encoding olfactory receptor 6C74-like, with protein sequence MGNQTKVIMFVLVGLTDDPQLKVVLFIFLLLTYLLSITGNLIIITLTLMDTHLKTPMYFFLRNFSLLEISYTTTCIPKLLVIMATGDKTICYNCCAAQVFFAFLLGASEFYLLAAMSYDRYVAVCKPLHYTTIMNSKVCTQLILSCWFAGFFVIFPPLILGLNLDFCVSNIVDHFYCDTTPLLQISCSDTQLLETMGFISALVTLLVTLVMVIISYTYIALTILKIPSANQRRKAFSTCSSHVIVISLSYGSCILMYVKPSVQQRMSFNKGIAVLNTSVAPLLNPFIYTLRNQQVKKAFMHLIQRIVSFSRK encoded by the coding sequence ATGGGGAACCAGACAAAAGTAATCATGTTTGTCCTAGTAGGTTTGACTGATGACCCACAATTGAAAGTTGTGTTATTTATCTTCCTGCTTCTCACCTACTTGCTCAGCATCACTGGCAATctaatcatcatcacactcaccCTGATGGACACTCACCTCAAGActcccatgtattttttccttcggAATTTTTCTCTATTAGAAATCTCTTATACTACTACATGCATTCCTAAATTACTGGTTATTATGGCAACTGGGGACAAAACCATTTGCTATAACTGTTGTGCAGCTCAAGTtttttttgctttccttcttGGAGCATCCGAATTTTACCTGCTGGCAGCGAtgtcctatgaccgctatgttgcCGTCTGTAAGCCCCTGCACTACACAACCATCATGAACAGCAAAGTCTGCACACAGCTTATCCTCAGTTGTTGGTTTGCTGGGTTCTTTGTTATCTTTCCACCACTTATCTTGGGTCTAAACCTTGACTTCTGCGTCTCTAACATTGTTGATCATTTCTATTGTGACACCACTCCCCTCCTGCAGATCTCCTGTTCAGACACACAACTCCTGGAGACCATGGGTTTCATCTCAGCTTTGGTGACACTCTTGGTCACGTTGGTAATGGTGATAATATCATACACCTACATTGCattgacaattttaaaaatcccttcagCTAATCAGAGGAGAAAGGCATTTTCCACGTGTTCTTCCCACGTGATTGTGATCTCCCTCTCTTATGGCAGCTGCATCCTCATGTATGTTAAACCCTCAGTCCAGCAAAGAATGTCCTTTAACAAGGGAATTGCAGTGCTCAATACCTCAGTTGCCCCACTTCTGAACCCTTTCATCTATACCCTGAGGAACCAACAAGTCAAGAAAGCCTTCATGCATCTGATACAAAGAATTGTCTctttttcaagaaaatga